The Pontibacter korlensis sequence AGGGGAATCTGTTCGGCCAATGATTACACCCCTGTGACCTACGGTCGCAAGTTTCTACTCTCGTCTCACTTGTCCTCAAGGGAACAGTTGAAGAACAGCGGTCATCAAATCTGATCCCAGTCCTTGGGTTGAGCGCCTTGTGAGATCCGGTGCCCGTAGGACAGCGCACTGGCGCAGGAGGGACACGGTGCGATGCCCTTATCGAAGGCCCCCTACCCCCACAGGACGAGGCCCCGCGGCCTTGAGCGCACCAAAGCAGGAGGTGAAACAAGCAGGTGGTAAGGCTATGGATGAACAGCAGCAAAGAAAAAAATTTGCCTCAAGTTCCAGGAACGGCAGTTTGAAAATATAGCAAGGCAAAGGTGTAACCGGGAATGAAATTCACAAACCTCTTTCTACCTATCCATACCCGCACACTGCTCAATAATTTATATATTTACACTTAACACTCAAACTAAACACTTATTGCCTTTGAAGTTAGCTGCTATTGATATTGGGTCGAATGCGGTAAGATGCCAGATTTCCAGCGTACTGAACCAGAACGGAAGAGTATTTTTCAAAAAAGTAGAGTACGTGCGTTATGCCATCCGCTTCGGCGAGGATGTGTTTAACACGGGCTACATCAGCGACCTGAAAATCGAGAAGTTTATTAAACTGCTCAAGGCCTTCCAGTTATTGCTGGATGTTCATGATGTGGACCACTACATGATCTGTGCTACCTCAGCCATGCGCAGCTCCCTTAATGCCCCTGAGATACTTGAGCGGGTAAGACAGGAAGTGGGAATGGAAATACAGGTAATAGATGGTGTAACAGAAGCCGATCTTATCAACAAGGTAATCTATAATTTCCTGGATGAGCAGCGTAACTACCTGCACATAGACGTTGGAGGTGGCAGCACGGAGTTCAACATCTATGTAAACCGCCAGAAGATGGCCTCCCAGTCGTTTGAGCAAGGCTCCATCAGGCATATGCATGGCCGTGACTCTGAAGAGCTCTGGAACAGCATGCGCACCTGGATAGAAGCCAATGCCAAGAAGTACCACCTGTCGCGTGCCGTAGGTACAGGAGGTAACATCAATAAAATTTACGAGATAGCGGGCAAAACGCCGGGCAAGCCTATCTACCGGAAGCAGATTGAGGAAGTAGCAGCCTACATAGCTAGTTTACCTTTAGAACAGCGCATTACAGAACTGCTCCTGAATCCCGATCGAGCCGATGTGATTGTACCTGCCTCAGAAATCTACCTTTCAGCCATGAAATGGGCTAAGCTGGAAAGCATGATTGTACCAGCGGTAGGTTTGAAAGACGGTATGCTGCACTCCCTTTATGAGCGCTACCACCCGGAGCGCTTCGTGATAACCAAGATCAGCTAAACGTATCCAAGTATAAAAATAAAAGCGGCTGCAGCCTCTTCTTCGGAAGTTAAGCTGCAGCCGCTTTTATACTTTAGTGGAGGCTTCTACACCAACTCTACATCTTCAACCACATAAGCTTTGTTGTAGAATAACTTGTGGATGTCTATAACCTCCTCATTCGCTCCGGCACGACGCTTTATGTAAGTACCGTCTTCACGCATGATGTAGGAGTTCTGGTTATCCAGCAGGTTGTAGTATAGAATGGTGATTGCCTCGCGTTTTAACTCCGCGTTAGCAATCAGGAAGAGAGCCTCTATACGGCGGTCGAAGCTGCGTACCATCATGTCTGCACTTCCGCCATATACTTTAGGGTCGCCGTTGTTGTGGAAGTAGTACAGGCGGGCATGCTCCAGGTACTCCCCTACTATACTTTTCACAGAGATATTTTCGCTCAAGTCCTCACGGCCCGGTCTCAGGCAGCAAATGCCCCGCACTATCAGCTTGATCGTAACACCGGCTTTTGAGGCCTTATACAACTCATCAATTACCTCCCTATCCTCCAGCGAGTTTATCTTGATCACGATACCGCTCTTCAGCCCCTTCTTCGCGTTGCGGGCTTCTATCCGGATCAGATCTATCAACTGGCTCCGCATGTTCTTTGGCGAGGTCATCAGGTATTTATACTCGTTCGGGCGAGAGTGGCCGGTAATTACGTTGAAGAACTCAGACACGTCGTGCGCATAGATTTCGTTCGTTGTCAGCAAGCTCACATCAGTGTACAAACGAGCCGTAGCCTCATTGTAGTTACCGCTGCCGATGTGTACATATCGCGTCACCTTCTCCCCTTCCTTCCGGATGATCATCATCATTTTGGTGTGCGTTTTGTACTTGCTGATACCGTAAATCACAAAGCAGCCTGCCTTCTCCAGCCTCTCGCCTTCCCGCAGGTTGCGCTCCTCATCAAAACGGGCTTTCACCTCAAACAAAACCGACACGTGCTTGCCATTCTCAGCGGCCTTCAGTAAGGCTGCTGTTACCCTACTCTGGTCTGCTAAGCGGTAAATCGTCTGCTTTATACCCAGCACTGATGGGTCTTCTGCGGCGCGCTCCAGCAGGTTTACTACTGGCTCCATACTGTTGTATGGGTGGTGCAGCAGCACATCATGCTCCTTCAGGTACTCAAACATATCCACCCCATCGCTAGGCAGGCTAAGCGGAAGTACAGAGGCTGGTTGCTTAAAGCACTTGTTCTTATAATGGCGGTGGTTCACGATCTGCCACAGGCCGCGCAGGTCCAGCATACTGTTAATGGTGAACACGTTGGCATTGTCTATGGTCCAGCGCTCCTTCAGTATCTTCATCATAAACTGAGAAGGATTTCGCTCTACCTCCAGGCGCACCACACGGCCTTTTTTACGGGTCTTCAGCTTAGATTTGATCTCCTGCACAAAGTCTGCCTCCAGGTCGTCCGACTCTTCCAGTGTGAAGTCGCCATTACGCGTAATGCGGAACAGGTTTACCGATACGATGTCCACATTGCGGAACAGCTTCTTGATTTTCCAGCGCACGATTTCTTCAATCGGCACAAAGATGATCTTGTCCTTGCGGTTGATCTCGTAAAAGCGCGCCAGGTTCTGCGGAATCTGCACAAAGGTTACGCGGTCCTGCGGCTTGCCTTCGTCGGTGGTACGGGTAACCACGCCAAAAGTCAGCAACTGGTTCATGAGCAGCGGAAAGCCATGGTAGTTATCAAACACCATGGGCGTGAGCATTGGGTAGATGGTATTCTTGAAGTATGAATCCACCTTCTTCTGCTCAATTTCGGTCAGCTCGTTTACCTTCAGTATATCAAAGCCACTCTTGGGGAAGAGGGGCTTCAGTTCGTTGTTGAAGGTCAGGTACTGGTCGTTTACAAAACGGTGCGCGTAGTCGAGCAACTTCTTACGGAACGGCAGTTCACGCAGGCCGGAGTAATCGGTGCGTTCCTTTCCGTAGTCGAGGTAATTGTACAAGCTACCCACCCGGATCATAAAAAACTCATCCAGGTTAGACGAGGTGATAGCCAAAAACTTCAGCCTGTCGAAAAGGCTTTTGTTGGCATCACGCGCCTGGTCCAATACTCTATAGTTAAACCGCAGCCAGCTCAGGTCACGGCTAATGTATTTACTTTTCTTTATCTGGTCAGAAACCTTACTGATAAGCATGCTTTCTCTCTTTTTCGGATACCTGCAAAGTGCCATAACGGGGGCAAGCACCCTCTATACTTCATAAACCCAAAAT is a genomic window containing:
- a CDS encoding Ppx/GppA phosphatase family protein produces the protein MKLAAIDIGSNAVRCQISSVLNQNGRVFFKKVEYVRYAIRFGEDVFNTGYISDLKIEKFIKLLKAFQLLLDVHDVDHYMICATSAMRSSLNAPEILERVRQEVGMEIQVIDGVTEADLINKVIYNFLDEQRNYLHIDVGGGSTEFNIYVNRQKMASQSFEQGSIRHMHGRDSEELWNSMRTWIEANAKKYHLSRAVGTGGNINKIYEIAGKTPGKPIYRKQIEEVAAYIASLPLEQRITELLLNPDRADVIVPASEIYLSAMKWAKLESMIVPAVGLKDGMLHSLYERYHPERFVITKIS
- the ppk1 gene encoding polyphosphate kinase 1, whose translation is MLISKVSDQIKKSKYISRDLSWLRFNYRVLDQARDANKSLFDRLKFLAITSSNLDEFFMIRVGSLYNYLDYGKERTDYSGLRELPFRKKLLDYAHRFVNDQYLTFNNELKPLFPKSGFDILKVNELTEIEQKKVDSYFKNTIYPMLTPMVFDNYHGFPLLMNQLLTFGVVTRTTDEGKPQDRVTFVQIPQNLARFYEINRKDKIIFVPIEEIVRWKIKKLFRNVDIVSVNLFRITRNGDFTLEESDDLEADFVQEIKSKLKTRKKGRVVRLEVERNPSQFMMKILKERWTIDNANVFTINSMLDLRGLWQIVNHRHYKNKCFKQPASVLPLSLPSDGVDMFEYLKEHDVLLHHPYNSMEPVVNLLERAAEDPSVLGIKQTIYRLADQSRVTAALLKAAENGKHVSVLFEVKARFDEERNLREGERLEKAGCFVIYGISKYKTHTKMMMIIRKEGEKVTRYVHIGSGNYNEATARLYTDVSLLTTNEIYAHDVSEFFNVITGHSRPNEYKYLMTSPKNMRSQLIDLIRIEARNAKKGLKSGIVIKINSLEDREVIDELYKASKAGVTIKLIVRGICCLRPGREDLSENISVKSIVGEYLEHARLYYFHNNGDPKVYGGSADMMVRSFDRRIEALFLIANAELKREAITILYYNLLDNQNSYIMREDGTYIKRRAGANEEVIDIHKLFYNKAYVVEDVELV